In Mycobacterium sp. Aquia_213, the sequence GGCAGATAGCGGTTGGCGCTGGGCGGCGGTGGCGGGCGCCGCGTGCGTCGATAGTCGGCGTCGTCGGTGGGGTAGTTGGCCATGCCGGGGTGCTGATTGGTCGAACCATTGCGGGTCCGGCGGCCCGAGTTGGGGCCCACGCGGCCCGGATCATCACGCCGCCGTCCAGACACAAATCAATTCTCTCTTATACCGAGGGGCAACCGGGCGTGGCTCGCCAACCTAGTATTGGAGACGCAATGCATGGAGAAGAGAGCGTGACCGGGCCCATCGAGGAATCCGCCGTGGCAACCGTGGCCGAGTGGCCCGACGGGTTGGCGGCGGTGCTTCGGGGTGCGGTCGATCAGGCCAGGGCAGCCGTCGCGGAGTTCAGCGGACCCGACGCGGTAGGGGATTACCTGGGCGTCAGTTACGAGGACCCGACCGCCGCCACCCACCGATTCTTGGCTCACCTGCCTGGTTACACCGGGTGGCAGTGGGCCGCCGTCGTAGCCGCTTACCCCGGCGCCGACCAGGCCACCATCAGTGAAGTCGTGCTGATCCCCGGGCCCACGTCGCTGCTGGCGCCCGATTGGGTGCCGTGGGACCAGCGGGTGCGAAAAGGGGATTTGAGCCCCGGCGATCTGCTGCCGCCGGCGGCGAACGACGAGCGGCTGGTCCCCGGTTTCACCTCCAGCGGCGACCCGCAGGTCGACGAGACGGCCGCCGAGGTCGGGCTGGGCCGGCGTTGGGTGATGGGTCTGTGGGGTCGCGCCGACGCGGCCGAGCGATGGCACACCGGGGACTACGGTCCCGACTCGGCGATGGCGCGGTCCACCAAGCGGGTGTGCCGCGACTGCGGCTTCTTCCTGCCGCTGGCGGGATCGCTGGGCGCGATGTTCGGGGTATGCGGCAACGAGCTGTCGGCCGACGGACACATCGTCGACAAGCAGTACGGCTGCGGCGCCCACTCCGACACACCGGCGCCGGCGGGCAGCGGTTCGCCGGCGTACGAGCCTTTCGACGACGGTGTCCTCGACGTGATGGCGCCGCCGGACCCCACGGCAGAGCTGGCCGAGCCGCCGGCAGATCCGCCGGAGGCCCCGGCCGATGGGACCGAGCCGCCCGAAGAATTGCCCGAGGCGTCGGCAGATTCCGCAGCGGAATCCGCTGCGGTGCCCGAGGCCGTCGCCGAGACCGTGGCCGAGACATCCGAGGTGCCGCAGGCTTCCGAAACACTCGAAGCGCCGGCCGAGTCACCCGAAGCCGCGTCGGACGCCCCGGAATCCGCGACGGACTCGCCCGACTAGTTATTGCCGTCGAGAAAGGTTTCCAGACCCTTCTGTGCGCCGCGCTCGCCACGTCGGGCACCGGCGAGCTGCAGCAAGAAGATCGACGTACCCACGACGCCAGTTCCCAGCCCGGCCAGCGCGATCGGACGCCAATTCTCTAGGGCGGGAACAAGAAACGCGACGGCCACGGCGATCAGCCAGCCCACGGCGCCGATGGCGATGAACGGCCACACCCGCAGCAGCACGGGTGGCAGCGGTGGTGGCTCGGGAGTCGGGCCGGGTTCGGCGCTCATCGCGATCAATCTAACCCGCAGCCGAGGCCGCCGCGGCGCGGGTTGCGGGCGGCCGTCTTGGCGAATGCGTCGTAGGCCACCCTTCGACGTTTCTTAGCCCGAATTCTCGAGTTCCGATGTAACCTCGCGCCATGCCTGACAGCGATGCGCGGCTGGCGGCCGACCTGTCGTTGGCGGTCATGCGGCTGGCCCGCCAACTGCGGTTTCGGAATCCGTCCGCTCCGGTATCGCTTTCTCAGCTGTCGGCATTGACGACCCTGGCCAACGAGGGCGCGATGACGCCCGGCGCCTTGGCGATTCGCGAACGCGTCCGGCCTCCGTCGATGACCCGGGTGATCGCGTCGCTCGCCGACGAGGGCTTCGTGGACCGCACCCCGCACCCCGTCGACGGCCGGCAGGTGCTGGTGTCGGTTTCGGAGTCGGGAGCCGAATTGGTCAAAGCGGCCCGGCGCGCCCGTCAGGAGTGGCTGGCCGAACAGCTCGCGACGATGGACAGCGATAAGCGCGCCACCCTTCGCGAGGCGGCCGACTTGATGTTGGCGCTGGTCGACGAAAGCCCGTGAGTTCGCGCCTGGATGTCCAGGACGTCGACGATCCCGACGACCCTCGGCTCGACGATTTCCGTGACCTGAACAGCATCGACCGGCGCCCCGACCTGCCCACCGGCAAAGGGCTGGTGATCGCCGAAGGTGTGCTGGTCGTGCAGCGCATGCTGGCGTCCCGGTTCACCCCGCACGCCCTGCTCGGCACCGAGCGCAGGCTCGAGGAACTCAAGGACGACTTGCCCGGCCCGGCATGCTCGGCACCGTTCTACCGGACATCCGCCGAGGTCATGGCGCAGGTGGTCGGCTTCCACCTCAACCGCGGGGTGCTGGCCGCCGCGCGACGCGTGCCCGAGCCGAGCGTGGGCCAGCTGGTCGAGGGCGCGCGAACCATCGCCGTGCTCGAAGGCGTCAACGACCACGAAAACCTGGGCTCCATCTTCCGCAATGCGGCCGGGCTGGGCGTGGACGCGGTGGTGTTCGGCAGCGGCTGCGCCGATCCGCTGTACCGACGCGCCGTGCGGGTGTCGATGGGGCATGCGCTGCTGGTGCCGTATGCCCGCTCCGCGAACTGGCCCGCCGATCTCGGGATGCTGAAAGAGAGCGGCTTCCGGCTGCTCGCGATGACCCCGGACGGCGAGGCGCGCGTGCTGGCCGAAGCGATGGCCGCCGCGCGCGACGACCGGGTCGCGGTGCTGGTCGGCGCCGAAGGGCCGGGCCTGACTCCGGCCGCCCTGAAGTTGAGCGACGTGCGGGTACGCATCCCGATGTCACGCGGCACGGATTCGCTCAACGTCGCGACTGCCGCGGCGTTGGCGTTCTACGAGCGGGTTAGGCTCGGCGCGTGAGCGACAAATTCGGCCAGCGCACCCAGTCTGTGCCCTGGGCAACGGGTTTGACGGTCGCGGGGTTTGTCGCCGCGGTGACCGGCGCGGCGATTGTGGTGCTCAGTCTCGGTCTGGTCCGGGTGCATCCGCTGTTGGCCGTCGGGCTCAATGTGGTGGCCGCGGGGGGACTGGCGCCGACGCTGTGGGGGTGGCGGCGCACACCGGTGCTGCGCTGGTTTGTGCTGGGCGCGGGTGTGGGTGTGACGATCGCGTGGCTGGCGCTGCTCGCGCTCACGCTGTCGAGCTAGCGCTGTCCGCCCGAGCGCACTCCGAGCAGCACGTCCTCCCAGGCCGGAATCACGGGTTTGCCGCGACGGCTGTGCACCGGCGGCCCCGGCGGCGCGGCGGGTGCCGGCTGCGCGGGCGCTGCCGCAGCGGGTTCTTCGAACTCGACGTGGGCCACGCGGGCAAGCGGGCGCAGCGGACGCTCGAAGTTCGGGTCGATCAGCTCACTGGCCGCGTCGTCGATCGCGGTGACCGTTCCGCCGTGGGCGCCCGGCATGAAGCAGAAATGTGCCAGGTTGTCGGAGCGGCCGACCTTCCACGCCAGTTGCGCGGTCCAGCGGTTGTCCTCATTGCGCCACGCGTCCCAGCTGAGTCCGCTGGGGTCCAGACCGCGCGCGACCATTGCGGTGCTCACCGTCTCCAGCAGGGTCATCACCGCGGGGCCGTCGGCAAGCATCGGATGTGCGGCCGTTGCCAACTCGGCGGCGCGGTAGCGCTCCAGCAACACCGGGTGGGCGAACCGGCGGACCCGCGAGATGTCTGAGCCCGACGCCGCGGCCACCTGCTCGACGGACGCGCCGGCCCGGATCTTGGCCTGAATTTCCTTGGGGCTCAGCATGTTGGTGACCTCGATGTCGAGGTGCGGTTGCTCCGGCGGCGCCACTTCCTTGCGCACCAGGTCCCGCAGTCGATCGTCGGCCGCCAGCTTGAATTGCTCCGCGGGGTCATCGCCCTCGCAGAGGATGTATTTGCTGTCGGCGTCGAGCCCAACTACCTTGAGTTCCCGCATGGCTTCTCCTCGCAGGCTTTGTGCAGGTCAGCGACGACCCATCACTGTGCCGCACTCTAGTCCAGCTAACGCCCACAACCTGTGCTGACACGCTGGGCGGTTTGCGCAGGGATGGCCGACGGGTCGGTATTGAATTTGTCCGGCTCCTCAGCTGCCCGGTCCGGGCCGCATCGTCGCGAACTACAGCCGTTCGACGACCCAGTCGACGCACTGCGTCAACGCGCTGACGTCGTCGGGGTCGACCGCGGGGAACATCGCGATCCTCAACTGGTTGCGGCCGAGCTTGCGATACGGCTCGGTGTCGACGATCCCGTTAGCCCGCAAAGTCTTGGCGACCGCCGCGGCGTCGACGTCGTCGACGAAATCGATCGTGCCCACCACCTGGGAGCGCAGCGCCGGGTCGGAGACGAACGGCGTGGTGTACGGCCGCTCCTGCGCCCATGAGTACAACCGCTGCGACGAGTCCGCCGTGCGCTTGACCGCCCAGTCCAGTCCGCCGTTGCCCAGCATCCAGTCGAGCTGTTCGGCCATCAGCGCCAGCGTGCCGATCGCGGGGGTGTTGTACGTCTGATCCTTGAGGCTGTTCTCGATCGCGATGGGCAGCGAGAGGAAGTCGGGAACCCAGCGTCCGGACGCGGCGATGGCCTCGACCCGGGCCAACGCGGCGGGGCTCAGGATGGCCAGCCACAATCCGCCGTCGCTGGCGAAGTTCTTCTGCGGCGAGAAGTAATAGGCATCGGTGTCGGCGATGTCGACCGGCAGCCCGCCCGCGCCCGACGTGGCATCGATGAGAACCAGCGCGTCACCCGCCGGGCGCCGGATCGGGACAGCGACGCCGGTCGACGTCTCGTTGTGCGCCCACGCGGTCACGTCGACGGACGGGTCGGTCTGCGGCTCGGGTGCGCTGCCGGCGTCGGCCTTGACGATGATCGGATCCCCGACGAACGGGTTGTTGGCGACCGCCGAGGCGAACTTCGAGCTGAACTCGCCATAGGTCAGGTGCAGTGAGCGTTTGTCGATCAGCCCGAACGCGGCGGCGTCCCAGAACGCGGTCGCGCCACCGTTGCCCACGATGACCTCGTACCCGTCGGGCGCTGAGAACAGCTCCGACACCCCCTTGCGCACCCGGCCCACCAGATTCTTGACCGGCGCCTGCCGGTGCGAGGTGCCGAACAACGCGGCCGCGGTCGTCGTCAGTGCCTGTAGTTGTTCGGGTCGGACCTTGGATGGGCCGCAGCCGAAGCGGCCGTCACGGGGTTTGATGTCAGCGGGAATCTGAAGCTGGTCAGCCATGCTCACCAGGGTAGTGAGCCGACTCGCGACGGCATGGGGGCGGGCCGTTTGTTGTGCCCCGCCAGCGGCTACCTAACGCCTGGCAGCGCTGTTGCAGCGGCACCAAAGTGTGAGCCAGGCCACACCAAGTCGGTGACCACTGGTCAGGCAACAGTGTTTGCGGGGCCCTAGTCAGTTCCCGGTACCTGCGGTACTGTCTAGACATACGACGTCCAAATGTAAACCTCGTTGGGGAGGGCTTGGGTATGGCTAGGACGCGAATGGTCCGGCGCTGGCGCAACAAGATGGAAGTGCGCGACGACGCCGAGTACGTGAAGATGCTCGCCACACTGTCTGAGGGGTCGGTGCGGCGAAACTTCAACCCATACACCGACATCGATTGGGAGTCACCGGAGTTCGCCGTCACCGAGAACGACCCGCGGTGGATTCTCCCGGCGACCGACCCGTTGGGCCGTCATCCCTGGTATCAGGCACAGCCCGAAGAGCGCCAGATCAAGATAGGTATGTGGCGCCAGGCGAACGTGGCCAAGGTGGGTCTGCACTTCGAGTCGATCCTGATCCGCGGCCTGATGAACTACACCTTCTGGGTGCCGAACGGATCTCCGGAGTATCGGTACTGCTTGCACGAATCGGTTGAAGAGTGCAACCACACCATGATGTTCCAGGAGATGGTCAACCGGATCGGTGCCGACGTCCCGGGCATGCCGCGGGTGCTGAAGTGGGTCTCGCCGTTGGTCCCGCTGGCCGCTGGGCCGTTGCCGATCGCGTTCTTCATCGGCGTGCTGGCCGGTGAGGAACCGATTGACCACACGCAGAAAAATGTGCTGCGCGAAGGCAAGTCGCTGCACCCGATCATGGAACGGGTGATGGCGATTCACGTGGCCGAGGAGGCGCGGCACATTTCGTTCGCGCACGAGTTCCTGCGGAAGCGGCTGCCGCATTTGACCAAGAGGCAGCGGTTCTGGACCGCGCTGTTCTTGCCGCTGACGATGAAAGCGTTGTGCCGCGCAATTGTGGTGCCGCCCAAGGCCTTCTGGCGCGAGTTCGACATCCCGCGCGAGGTCAAGAAGGAACTGTTCTTCCGCTCGCCGGAATCGCGCAAGTGGCTCAGCGACATGTTTGGCGATGTGCGGATGTTGGCCTACGACACCGGCCTGATGGAAAACCGCTCCGCACGGCTGATGTGGCGGATCTGCAAGATCAACGGCAAGCCGTCGCGCTACCGCAGTGAGCCACAGCGCCAGCACCTGTCCGCCGTCCCGGCCGCGTAGCCGCTGCGAGTTCGCTTATGCCGCACGTTATTACCCAGTCGTGCTGTAACGACGGGTCCTGTGTCTTCGCCTGTCCGGTGAATTGCATTCACCCGTCACCGGACGAGCCGGGATTCGCGACGACCGAGATGCTGTACATCGATCCGGCCGCCTGCGTGGACTGCGGCGCATGTGTGAGCGCCTGCCCGGTGGGAGCGATCGCGCCCGACAACCGGCTGGAAAGCACGCAGCTGCCGTTCGTCGAGATCAACGCCTCGTTCTACCCGGAGCGACCGGCCGACGTGAAGCTGCCGCCCACGTCGAAGCTGGCGCCGGTGATCCCGGCCGCCGAGGTGCATGCCCGCCGTCGGCCGCTGACCGTCGCCATCGTCGGGTCCGGGCCCGCGGCGATGTATGCCGCCGACGAACTGCTCATCCAGCATGGCGTGCGGGTCAACGTCTTCGAGAAGCTGCCCACGCCTTACGGTTTGGTGCGTGCCGGGGTGGCTCCCGATCACCAGAACACGAAGAAGGTGACCCAGCTTTTCGACCGGGTCGCCCGAAATCGCCACTTCCGCTTTTACCTCAACGTCGAGATCGGCAAACACCTGAGCCATGCCGAGTTGCTGGCGCATCACCACGCCGTGCTGTACGCGGTGGGTGCGCCCGACGACCGCCGGCTCGACATCGACGGCATGGGCCTACCGGGCACCGGCACCGCCACCGAGCACGTCGCGTGGATCAACGGCCATCCCGACTTCGACGATCTGCCAGTCGATCTCAGCCATGAACGGGTGGTGATCATCGGCAACGGCAACGTCGCCCTCGACGTTGCTCGCGTGCTCACCGCGGATCCCGACGACCTGGCCCGCACCGATATCTCCGACCGCGCACTCGCGGCGCTGCGCAACTCAGCGGTCCGCGAGGTCGTCATCGCCGCGCGCCGTGGCCCTGCCCACTCGGCGTTCACCCTGCCCGAATTGATCGGTCTCACCGGCGCATCCGACGTCGTCCTCGACGGCGGCGACCACGAGCTGGTGGCACGCGATCTCGCGACCGCCTCCGACTCGTTGACCCGCAACAAGCTCGAGATCCTGAGCAAGCTCGGCGACGCGTCGGCCCCGGCAACCCGCCCCCGCATCCGGCTGGCCTATCAGCTCACGCCGACCCGCGTGCTGGGTGAGCAGCGCGCCGCCGGTGTGGAGTTTTCGATCACCGGCACCGAAGACGTGCACCGGATCGATGCGGGTCTGGTGCTGACGTCGATTGGCTACCGCGGCAAGCTGATTCGTGATCTCCCGTTCGACGAGTCGGCATCGGTCGTTCCGAACGACGGCGGCCGCGTCGTCGACCCCGGCTGCGGCCGGCCGGTGACCGGGGCCTACGTCGCGGGGTGGATCAAGCGTGGCCCGACGGGATTCATCGGCACCAACAAGTCCTGTTCGTTCCAAACCGTCCAGGCACTGGTCGCCGATTACAACGCCGGCACGCTGACCGACCCGGTGACCAAGCCCGACGGACTGGACGAGCTGGTGCACGCCCGCCAATCCGGCGTCGTCGACTCCGCGGGATGGGCCGCCATCGATGCCGCCGAGATCGCCCGTGGCATCGACGACGGCCGCCCGCGCAACAAGTTCACCGATGTCGCCGACATGCTCACGGCCGCGGCGACCGCGCCGCCGGCGCCCAAGCGCCGGCTGCTGACGCGGCTGCTCGGCTAGCTACCCGCTTGCGCCGGACATCGCCGCTTGGATCTCTTCGGGGCTGACCTCGCGCACCGGCTGGCCCAGTGACCAGTGGTGGCCGAACGGGTCCGCGACCACGCCGTAGCGGTCACCCCAGAACTGATCCTGCAACGGCGCCACCACCGTCGCGCCCGCGTCCACCGCCCGTTGGAACTTCGTGTCGACGTCGGTGACCGTGAGGTGGATGGTCACTGGAGTGCCGCCCAGTGACTTGGGCGTCATCGATTTGCCGCCACAGGTCTCCGGGAAGTCGTCGTTGAGCATGACGTTAAAGCCGTTGATGCGCACCGCGGCGTTGACCAGCCTGCCGTCCGGGCCGGGCACGCGGCCCAGCTCCTCGGCGCCGAAAGCCTTGACGTAGAAATCGATTGCCGCCGCGGCGTTGTCAACGACGAGGTGGGGGATGACTGCGGGTTCGATGTTGATGGCCATTGGGGTCTCCTTGCTGTCGGGTCGTACGCCAGCCCCGGCTCGGGACTGACTCACGGTTATTGACTGCGCCCGCGATGCAAACTCATCGCGGCGGACCCATTCAACCGCCGGGTACCGACAACGGGGTTAAGCGTTGGTGAGAACCCGGTCCCAGCCCTCGACGTCAGCCGGCTTGCGCGGGGCCGGGCCCACGTAGATGGCCGACGGGCGGACCAGCTTGCCGAGCCGCTTCTGCTCGAGAATGTGTGCGCACCAGCCCGCGGTGCGCCCACAGGTGAACATCGCCGGCATCATGTTGGCCGGCACCTCGGCGAAGTCCAGGATGACCGCGGCCCAGAACTCGACGTTGGTTTCGATCGCCCGGTCCGGACGGCGCTCGCGCAGCTCGGCCAGGGCGGCCTGCTCCAGCGCGACCGCGACCTCGTGGCGTGGCGCGCCCAGCCGCTCGGCGGTCGCGCGCAATACTCGCGCCCGGGGGTCTTCCGCGCGGTAGACCCGGTGCCCGAATCCCATCAGCTTGTCGCCGCTGTCCAGGATCTTCTTGACCAGGCCACGCGCGTCGCCGGTGCGCTCGACCTCTTCGATCATCGGCAGCACCCGCGCCGGTGCGCCCCCGTGCAGCGGCCCGCTCATCGCGCCGATGGCACCGGACAGGGACGCGGCCACGTCGGCGCCGGTGGACGCGATCACCCGGGCGGTGAAGGTCGAGGCGTTCATGCCGTGCTCGGCGGCCGACACCCAGTAGGCGTCGATGGCCTCGACGTGCCTCGGGTCGGGCTCACCCTGCCAACGGGTCATGAAACGCGCTGTGACCGTTTGGCATTCATCGATAACCCGTTGCGGCACGGCCGGCTGGTAGATGCCGCGCGCGGACTGCGCGACATAGGACAGTGCCATCACCGACGCCCGGGCCAGCTGGTCGCGGGCGGCGGCTTCGTCGGTGTCGAGCAGCGGCTTGTAGCCCCAGATCGGCGCCAGCATCGCCAGGCCCGCCTGCACGTCGACGCGAACATCGCCGGTGTGGATCGGCAGCGGGAACGGCTCGGCGGGCGGCAAACCGTGGCCGAACCTACCGTCGACCAGGAGAGCCCAGACATCGCCGAATGTCACCTGCTGATCCACCAGGTCTTGGATGTCGACGCCGCGGTAGCGCAACGCGCCGCCGTCTTTATCCGGCTCGGCGATCTCGGTGGTAAAGGCGACGACGCCTTCGAGACCGGGGACAAAATTTTCCGGGACCACAGACATAGGAAAATTCTTGCACCTCGGAGTTTTGCCGACGCTACCGGCCGGTAGCTACCACCGGTAGCGTTGGCGCGGTGGCCGGACCAGACGACGATCACCTGCAGCGGATGCGCGTGGAGTACGGGTCAGCCGAGCGCGATGGGAGCTCGGATCTCGACGTTTCCTGGCTCGACGATGGGTGGCTTGCGTTATTGCGGACGTGGATTGAAGACGCCGAACGCTTCGGGGTCTCCGAGCCCAACGCGATGGTGCTGACGACGGTCGCGGACGGCAAGCCGATGAGCCGTTCGGTGCTGTGCAAAAGCGTCGATGAGACCGGTATCACCTTTTTCACCAACTACGACTCGGCCAAAGGCATCGAGCTCGCCGAGACGCCGTATGCGTCGGCGACCTTTCCCTGGTACCTGCTGGGGCGCCAAGTCCACGTCCGGGGCGCGGTGACCAAGGTGGACCCGCGGGCCACCGAGGACTACTGGTCCAAGCGGCCGCGTGGCTCGCAGCTGGGTGCGTGGGCGTCGCACCAGTCGCAGCCGATTGCATCCCGTGCGGCGCTGCTCGACCAGCTGGCCGAGGTGACCGCCCGCTTCGCCGATTCCGAGCGCGTCCCGGTGCCGCCGAACTGGGGCGGGTACCTGATTGCGCCCGAAGTAGTGGAGTTCTGGCAGGGCCGAGAAAACCGGCTGCATAACCGCATTCGGGTCGTCGGTGGCCGCGTCGAGCGGCTGCAGCCCTGATCACATGTGGCGGGCGGCGGTGAGGCCTAACACCGCACCATAAGGCGGGGTTTACCTCAAAGAAAGCCGCGAGGTCAGCAGAGCAGACCCCGGGCAGGCGCGTCGTCGCGATAACGACTACCTTCAGCTGTACGCACCTAGTCAAGGCGCAGCCATACCAGCCAGAGCGCAAAGGGGTTCTCGTGGCCGACACCGACGACACCGCAACTCTGAACTACCCAGGCGGTGAGATCGACCTGCAGATCGTCAAAGCCACCGAAGGCGCCGACGGTATTGCTCTGGGCCCGCTGTTGTCCAAGACCGGCTATACGACGTTCGACAACGGCTTCGTCAACACGTCCGCGTGCAAGAGCTCGATCACCTACATCGATGGCGACGCCGGCATCCTGCGCTACCGCGGCTACCCGATCGATCAGCTCGCCGAGAAGTCGACCTTCATCGAGGTCTCCTACTTGCTGATCTACGGCGAACTGC encodes:
- a CDS encoding DUF2530 domain-containing protein; translation: MSAEPGPTPEPPPLPPVLLRVWPFIAIGAVGWLIAVAVAFLVPALENWRPIALAGLGTGVVGTSIFLLQLAGARRGERGAQKGLETFLDGNN
- a CDS encoding MarR family transcriptional regulator; the protein is MPDSDARLAADLSLAVMRLARQLRFRNPSAPVSLSQLSALTTLANEGAMTPGALAIRERVRPPSMTRVIASLADEGFVDRTPHPVDGRQVLVSVSESGAELVKAARRARQEWLAEQLATMDSDKRATLREAADLMLALVDESP
- a CDS encoding TrmH family RNA methyltransferase, which translates into the protein MSSRLDVQDVDDPDDPRLDDFRDLNSIDRRPDLPTGKGLVIAEGVLVVQRMLASRFTPHALLGTERRLEELKDDLPGPACSAPFYRTSAEVMAQVVGFHLNRGVLAAARRVPEPSVGQLVEGARTIAVLEGVNDHENLGSIFRNAAGLGVDAVVFGSGCADPLYRRAVRVSMGHALLVPYARSANWPADLGMLKESGFRLLAMTPDGEARVLAEAMAAARDDRVAVLVGAEGPGLTPAALKLSDVRVRIPMSRGTDSLNVATAAALAFYERVRLGA
- a CDS encoding DUF2537 domain-containing protein, yielding MSDKFGQRTQSVPWATGLTVAGFVAAVTGAAIVVLSLGLVRVHPLLAVGLNVVAAGGLAPTLWGWRRTPVLRWFVLGAGVGVTIAWLALLALTLSS
- the sepH gene encoding septation protein SepH; this translates as MRELKVVGLDADSKYILCEGDDPAEQFKLAADDRLRDLVRKEVAPPEQPHLDIEVTNMLSPKEIQAKIRAGASVEQVAAASGSDISRVRRFAHPVLLERYRAAELATAAHPMLADGPAVMTLLETVSTAMVARGLDPSGLSWDAWRNEDNRWTAQLAWKVGRSDNLAHFCFMPGAHGGTVTAIDDAASELIDPNFERPLRPLARVAHVEFEEPAAAAPAQPAPAAPPGPPVHSRRGKPVIPAWEDVLLGVRSGGQR
- the serC gene encoding phosphoserine transaminase — translated: MADQLQIPADIKPRDGRFGCGPSKVRPEQLQALTTTAAALFGTSHRQAPVKNLVGRVRKGVSELFSAPDGYEVIVGNGGATAFWDAAAFGLIDKRSLHLTYGEFSSKFASAVANNPFVGDPIIVKADAGSAPEPQTDPSVDVTAWAHNETSTGVAVPIRRPAGDALVLIDATSGAGGLPVDIADTDAYYFSPQKNFASDGGLWLAILSPAALARVEAIAASGRWVPDFLSLPIAIENSLKDQTYNTPAIGTLALMAEQLDWMLGNGGLDWAVKRTADSSQRLYSWAQERPYTTPFVSDPALRSQVVGTIDFVDDVDAAAVAKTLRANGIVDTEPYRKLGRNQLRIAMFPAVDPDDVSALTQCVDWVVERL
- a CDS encoding AurF N-oxygenase family protein; the protein is MARTRMVRRWRNKMEVRDDAEYVKMLATLSEGSVRRNFNPYTDIDWESPEFAVTENDPRWILPATDPLGRHPWYQAQPEERQIKIGMWRQANVAKVGLHFESILIRGLMNYTFWVPNGSPEYRYCLHESVEECNHTMMFQEMVNRIGADVPGMPRVLKWVSPLVPLAAGPLPIAFFIGVLAGEEPIDHTQKNVLREGKSLHPIMERVMAIHVAEEARHISFAHEFLRKRLPHLTKRQRFWTALFLPLTMKALCRAIVVPPKAFWREFDIPREVKKELFFRSPESRKWLSDMFGDVRMLAYDTGLMENRSARLMWRICKINGKPSRYRSEPQRQHLSAVPAA
- a CDS encoding FAD-dependent oxidoreductase, whose amino-acid sequence is MPHVITQSCCNDGSCVFACPVNCIHPSPDEPGFATTEMLYIDPAACVDCGACVSACPVGAIAPDNRLESTQLPFVEINASFYPERPADVKLPPTSKLAPVIPAAEVHARRRPLTVAIVGSGPAAMYAADELLIQHGVRVNVFEKLPTPYGLVRAGVAPDHQNTKKVTQLFDRVARNRHFRFYLNVEIGKHLSHAELLAHHHAVLYAVGAPDDRRLDIDGMGLPGTGTATEHVAWINGHPDFDDLPVDLSHERVVIIGNGNVALDVARVLTADPDDLARTDISDRALAALRNSAVREVVIAARRGPAHSAFTLPELIGLTGASDVVLDGGDHELVARDLATASDSLTRNKLEILSKLGDASAPATRPRIRLAYQLTPTRVLGEQRAAGVEFSITGTEDVHRIDAGLVLTSIGYRGKLIRDLPFDESASVVPNDGGRVVDPGCGRPVTGAYVAGWIKRGPTGFIGTNKSCSFQTVQALVADYNAGTLTDPVTKPDGLDELVHARQSGVVDSAGWAAIDAAEIARGIDDGRPRNKFTDVADMLTAAATAPPAPKRRLLTRLLG
- a CDS encoding VOC family protein; this encodes MAINIEPAVIPHLVVDNAAAAIDFYVKAFGAEELGRVPGPDGRLVNAAVRINGFNVMLNDDFPETCGGKSMTPKSLGGTPVTIHLTVTDVDTKFQRAVDAGATVVAPLQDQFWGDRYGVVADPFGHHWSLGQPVREVSPEEIQAAMSGASG
- a CDS encoding citrate synthase 2, yielding MSVVPENFVPGLEGVVAFTTEIAEPDKDGGALRYRGVDIQDLVDQQVTFGDVWALLVDGRFGHGLPPAEPFPLPIHTGDVRVDVQAGLAMLAPIWGYKPLLDTDEAAARDQLARASVMALSYVAQSARGIYQPAVPQRVIDECQTVTARFMTRWQGEPDPRHVEAIDAYWVSAAEHGMNASTFTARVIASTGADVAASLSGAIGAMSGPLHGGAPARVLPMIEEVERTGDARGLVKKILDSGDKLMGFGHRVYRAEDPRARVLRATAERLGAPRHEVAVALEQAALAELRERRPDRAIETNVEFWAAVILDFAEVPANMMPAMFTCGRTAGWCAHILEQKRLGKLVRPSAIYVGPAPRKPADVEGWDRVLTNA
- the pdxH gene encoding pyridoxamine 5'-phosphate oxidase, whose amino-acid sequence is MRVEYGSAERDGSSDLDVSWLDDGWLALLRTWIEDAERFGVSEPNAMVLTTVADGKPMSRSVLCKSVDETGITFFTNYDSAKGIELAETPYASATFPWYLLGRQVHVRGAVTKVDPRATEDYWSKRPRGSQLGAWASHQSQPIASRAALLDQLAEVTARFADSERVPVPPNWGGYLIAPEVVEFWQGRENRLHNRIRVVGGRVERLQP